The following proteins are co-located in the Streptomyces sp. DT2A-34 genome:
- a CDS encoding flotillin family protein, with amino-acid sequence MNSVAIAVVGVVVLLVLLALVVISRYKVAGPSEAFIVTGRRGKKATDPETGRVFTDNSGQKVVVGGGVFVVPFVQQKFTLDLSSRHIPVAVRGAVTLRGVKAHLEGVAIVKVGGTEDSIRAAAQRFLMQQDGIVGFTQEVLSGALRAIVGRMSVEDIIRDRAAFAGQVAEEAEASLSGQGLVLDAFQIQDITTEGSYLEDLGRPEAARAKQEADIAEAVARRAAEQARLKAEEEIAVAQRTFYLKQAEIKAQTDEAAARAAAAGPLAEAARQQEILAEQEKVAEHQAALTDRQLDTQVRKPADAQRYAAEQEAEARRVARVKQAEAERAAAIAAAQAEAERSRLTGEGEKQRRSALAEAEAIEGLKQGEAERSRRAAIAEAVRLEGDADAAAIGAKGAAEAEAMQKKADAFAQYGDAAVLQMLVEVLPQVVAKASEPLSAVDKMTVISTDGASQLSRTVADNVAQGVELLSSTTGVDLAELLKGITQRVGGAQPAVAAPAQANGKIEIAG; translated from the coding sequence ATGAATTCAGTAGCAATCGCCGTGGTGGGAGTCGTCGTACTCCTGGTCCTCCTGGCGCTGGTCGTCATATCGCGTTACAAGGTGGCCGGGCCGAGTGAGGCGTTCATCGTTACCGGGCGGCGGGGCAAGAAGGCCACCGACCCGGAGACCGGCCGGGTCTTCACCGACAACAGCGGGCAGAAGGTCGTGGTCGGCGGCGGTGTGTTCGTCGTGCCGTTCGTGCAGCAGAAGTTCACTCTCGACCTCTCCTCTCGGCACATCCCCGTCGCGGTACGCGGTGCGGTCACCCTGCGCGGGGTGAAGGCCCACCTCGAGGGTGTCGCCATCGTCAAGGTCGGCGGCACCGAGGACTCGATCCGGGCCGCGGCCCAGCGGTTCTTGATGCAGCAGGACGGCATCGTCGGCTTCACGCAAGAAGTGCTCTCCGGCGCGCTGCGGGCCATCGTGGGCCGGATGTCGGTGGAGGACATCATCCGCGACCGGGCCGCGTTCGCAGGGCAGGTGGCGGAGGAGGCCGAGGCGAGCCTGTCCGGGCAGGGCCTGGTGCTGGACGCCTTTCAGATCCAGGACATCACGACCGAGGGCTCCTACCTGGAGGACCTCGGCCGCCCCGAGGCGGCCCGCGCCAAGCAGGAGGCCGACATCGCCGAGGCTGTGGCGCGGCGCGCCGCCGAGCAGGCCCGGCTGAAGGCCGAGGAGGAAATCGCTGTGGCCCAGCGGACCTTCTATCTCAAGCAGGCCGAGATCAAGGCCCAGACCGACGAGGCGGCCGCCCGTGCGGCCGCAGCGGGGCCCCTGGCGGAGGCTGCACGGCAGCAGGAGATCCTCGCTGAGCAGGAGAAGGTCGCCGAGCACCAGGCAGCACTGACCGACCGTCAGCTCGACACCCAGGTCCGCAAGCCCGCCGACGCCCAGCGGTACGCCGCGGAGCAGGAGGCCGAGGCCAGGCGCGTCGCCCGGGTCAAGCAGGCAGAGGCCGAGCGGGCGGCCGCGATCGCCGCCGCACAGGCGGAGGCCGAGCGGTCCCGGCTGACCGGTGAGGGCGAGAAGCAGCGCCGGTCCGCGCTGGCCGAGGCGGAGGCCATCGAGGGTCTCAAGCAGGGGGAGGCCGAGCGGTCCCGCCGCGCGGCAATCGCGGAAGCGGTGCGGTTGGAGGGTGACGCCGACGCGGCGGCGATCGGTGCGAAGGGCGCGGCCGAGGCCGAGGCGATGCAGAAGAAGGCCGACGCCTTCGCGCAGTACGGCGACGCGGCCGTGTTGCAGATGCTCGTCGAGGTTCTCCCGCAGGTCGTCGCCAAGGCGTCCGAGCCGCTGAGCGCCGTGGACAAGATGACGGTCATCTCCACCGACGGCGCCAGCCAGTTGTCGCGCACCGTCGCCGACAACGTTGCCCAGGGCGTCGAACTCCTCAGCTCCACCACGGGAGTCGACCTCGCCGAGCTGCTGAAGGGCATCACTCAGCGGGTGGGCGGTGCACAGCCCGCGGTGGCGGCGCCTGCCCAGGCCAACGGAAAGATCGAGATCGCCGGCTGA